TTATGGATGAAAACTAAAGTACTGATAAGCCCACACTCAAAATGACTGTGCTCCTCTAAACCCAGACAGAATAACGTGGAACTTTTGGtaaccattattattattattattattattattattattattattgtcagcAATATTACATAAACCACAGCTTTACAAGTgcactaaaaacatttaaaaaaaaaaataatcaaaaaacaaGGAGAAAATTCAACCTACAGAATCTACAGATTTAAAACTGGTCCTGTTACTATAATTTCTCAAAGGATTCTTTCTTGTCAAAAACAAGAGGCAATGCAATCTTTTATTAAATCActgaccaagaaaaaaaaaacgaaacaaaacaatattttacgGGCTTCCGTATTATGCCCCTGGTgtaggggaacctagacattACAAGATGTGCTCCACCGCTGTTTCCGTTCCCAAGCAAAAACCAGACCAAGGGTTCCAAACGGTAGCAATTTTGTTTGCTTCGGATGTGAGCTGTGCCcaaatccacaaacaaaaactctagCAACTCAACCCTGTCTTACCTTAGGAGACCAAACCAAATTGtggtaattttgtgtcttttaactgagctctttcaaagaacaaaaacaagagtAACCTCAGAAGCTCTTGTCCATGCCCCTCCCACCCTCAGCCCCCTCTAGGGTTTGGATATTCTACATTTACCATGATGCATCTTGAAAGTAGTTGAAGTTCCTTTATTGTCCGGTGGGAAGGAGCTGTGTCCTTATCCACTTTGAGAGTCTATAGAGGGGCATAAGTTCTACACAGCGATTTGTCTTCTTTAGACCTTCCATGCCTGATAAATGTCCGAGCTGCTCAAACTCGGCATTCCAGTTTGAAACGCAGCCTGTTAATAGTTTGTAATCTCCAAATTCAAAAGAAATAATCCTGACGACAAACATCGGCTCCCTACAGTGATCtctacattttaaagacataatAAATCACAGTACAGGTTTCGTGCCACCTTAATGCTTCACATTACAGTaagtgatttgatttgattttgtccGTTCTTATCCGGGAGGTTTTTGGTAATCTATTACTTATTCGAACCTTGCTTTCTTTCTAAGGAATTAGCGCACGGATCTAGGAAATGCAAGCACCAGAATGCTCGACTGTCCCACTTAATGTGATGCAGAGTTTCCCCCATTGAAGCTTTTTAGGTTTTTCAGCCAAGAAAATAAGACTTCAAAGATTTGATTTAttcccccaaaacattttaaattcagagaAGCCAGAAAGTGCTGACCTTTAACATATTGACCGTTTGTTCTGATCTCCACTCCTTGGTGAAGGGTATTGATTTCATTTTAGCTCTATCATTTTGCTGGTTGAATTTGTTCTCCAGAGCTGCCAACCCGCATATAACTATGACTCAAGCATTGGTGCAGCATAACAAATGTGTCTTAGCTGTGTGGAACATTTCCCACTTTTATATTCTGCTCTGTTGTAAGACTTCatctttactgtgtgtgtgtgtgtgtgtgtgtgtgtgtgtgtgtgtgtgtgtgtgtgtgtgtgtgtcttccccGCAGAGATTCGCGAGGCCTTCAAAGTTTTTGATCGCGATGGGAATGGGTTCATCTCAAAGCAGGAGCTGGGAATGGCCATGCGTTCCCTGGGCTACATGCCAAACGAGGTGGAGCTGGAAGTCATCATCCAGAGACTGGACATGGACGGTGAGGCAAACACACAGCTTGGATTTTATGATCTTAAATCACAAAGCACAGAAGCTTTACACTCTGTTTGCCCACAAAACCAGACTATAGTGGGCAGTAAAACCTGAAACAATAAACAGCAACTGTTCCTCTTTTCTGCAGGCGATGGCCAAGTGGACTTTGAGGAGTTTGTCACTCTTCTGGGTCCAAAGCTGACAGCGGCTGGGATGCCAGATAAGTTCAACGGCACTGACTTTGACTCAGTTTTTTGGAAGGTGCTCATTATTCAGTCACTCACTTCCTGCCTATTAGATCGACAGCTGTAGCAAGTCACCGACTACAGAAACATTCAGACTCTATGcgaacttaaaataaaaaccaatgtCATGCAGTTGATTGCTAATGGGTGGATCTCGCAGAGGCTTGAATTCCCGCAGGGCTGTGTCAAGACTTCTGATTTGCTATCActgcttctttgtgtgtgttcacaacCTTATTACTTAGAACATTAAAGtccatttttatgtaaaatagattttaaaatttatttacagACACCTCATTAGACAATCAACTGTTCCCTTTTACAGCAGGATGCGAATTATTGCGATGGAGCTCATGTCAGAGCTGCCTTTGTTGTAGTGAGCGGCGGTCAGAAAGGGAGGCTCCAAATTAATCAGGAAACAGGAGAGACTTCTGGGAATTCTTGGTGCAATCAGTGTCTGAAAAAAATAGGGAACTGCAACCTAAGATGCATGCTGGGAGAATCAGGAGGGGCCGCTGCAAAGGCTGCAAAGCTTCACATTCCATTTTATAATGGAATAGTTTTATGAAGCATGTGCTGGTGAAGTGATCACAGAGAGCCTCTGGTCAAACTGGAGCGCGGCGGCTCAGGCTGAGCTGAAAATGAGCATCACAAATAGCCACAGATCACCGACTGGGACATCTGccggttttttttgtttgtagatTTTGTCTTAGTCGTGTTCAttcattgattttatttgaaatgcatTTGCTCAAAAaccaaactttattttaatacttttaatatcCCTGCTTCGGTTTTACAAAACATCATTGTCTTATAAATGTTTGAACTATAATTTCGTCACTTCTGATCAGATATGAAATGAAAGCATCCCACTAAGAagaaccacacaaacacaaaagcaaataaaaaaaaaaagcttgtacATTCAGttagaacaaagaaaaataaagataaataattaAGATGAAGTTTGCATTTATAACATTACCATTTTGAATTAAGGCAAATGTTTcacactgctgcttttcatcttggaactttaatacattttattcatactagttttaaattcagtttaatatACACTCAACTGTATTTGTATGTCATAAACAGTTcagtgtaaaaaatgaaaaaccttgcatttatgtgtgtctgtttgtggttGTCGCACGCAAATCTCCATGTTAATCTATGTGTATGTCTCCAGTGTGACATGCAGAAGTTGAcggtggaggagctgaagaggcTTCTGTACGACACCTTCTGCGATCACCTCTCCATGAAAGACATTGAGAACATTATCATGACAGAGGAGAACCACATAGAGAACCCTGAGGAATGCCAGGTGGATATAGACAGTAAGGAAGAACTTCCTATACttgttttgttgatatttgcaaaaaaacatattagcaCACTTTTGCACCTGCTGGTGGTGAATGAACTTTTGGCCAAAGATGAGTTGAATTGGCTGTGAGCAGCTTTTATCCAAACTACATACCTTCATATTCTACAGTGATAAAAGAAACAGTCGCTTTAGCTTTGCGTACAGAttatgcacaaaaacatcagtgatAGGTTTAGGGaatgattttattgatttagatttaaatatttgtagaaGACATGCTGTGTTCCATGCTTCTTGAGTTCCACAAGTTTAAATTACTGTATATCATACTAATCTGAGAGGTGGATaagtaaattaaaatcaaaactaacagcagcagcagtaaaggTGGGTGATGTATGAAATTCCCCTTGAAGATACATCAACATTCCTCAGTTACACGGAGAAAATCTccaattgaatttaaaaatctaaataaagtacattttcactACACCCGGGTGACCTTAAtattgaatgattttttttccaataacCCATCACCACAAGCAGAAACTGTTTGTAGCCACCAAAATTCAACAGTCACACGGGGAGAACTGCAGAGAGACAACAGAGATTATTATTCCCCATCAGCAGCCCCGATAGATCCTAATGTACTCCAGCCGCTCATTAACTGTATATGAAATGCTGTGTCCTCTTGGGCACCTGTTTTGTAATTAGTGCAACTGTGCACAGAGAAACATGGCAGTGCTCCCGCTCCACTCTCTTACTGCTCAACTGTAACAATTACCACACGATTGCAGAAACGCCATCCGCCTACTCAGACTCTGCGTAGAGAACCTCATCCTCCGAGGCTCATTTAAAAGTCATTGTCAAGTAATAGTCAAGGCAGATTGAGGGAAGTGATAAACTTTATTGCATGGCAATAAAGGGGAGTCCTGCCTTTCCATTACAAAAGATCCGGAATTTACTAAAAATGGCAAACTAGTGTCTCAAAGGAAGTATTTTGTCTTTAGGGTTAA
This window of the Channa argus isolate prfri chromosome 11, Channa argus male v1.0, whole genome shotgun sequence genome carries:
- the LOC137136629 gene encoding calcium-binding protein 7 isoform X1, with the protein product MPMHPVTSTLMYRGICTIPDILSYSAPVNLPEDEVEEIREAFKVFDRDGNGFISKQELGMAMRSLGYMPNEVELEVIIQRLDMDGDGQVDFEEFVTLLGPKLTAAGMPDKFNGTDFDSVFWKCDMQKLTVEELKRLLYDTFCDHLSMKDIENIIMTEENHIENPEECQVDIDSSSPTQQVKQTCVRKSLICAFAIAFIISVMLIAANQVLRSGMK
- the LOC137136629 gene encoding calcium-binding protein 7 isoform X2 produces the protein MPMHPVTSTLMYRGICTIPDILSYSAPVNLPEDEVEEIREAFKVFDRDGNGFISKQELGMAMRSLGYMPNEVELEVIIQRLDMDGDGQVDFEEFVTLLGPKLTAAGMPDKFNGTDFDSVFWKCDMQKLTVEELKRLLYDTFCDHLSMKDIENIIMTEENHIENPEECQVPAQRSRSSKLVCARA